A stretch of DNA from Candidatus Hydrogenedentota bacterium:
CTGTGCCACTTTCTTTTCGAGGTGGTATTGGTAGGAGGGGGGGATTTTTTGGAGGCGGGCTCACTTTGCCGCGGACAGGAATGTCCGCGATCCCTGGTTGCGGTCCTTCGTTTAGGTTTCCGGATGCTTCCCTGGGAAGTACGCGCAGGTCCCGGTTAGAAATCGAGGTCGTCTCCGCGTTCGGGGGCCGAATTTCGGTAGTCGATGCAGATGAGCCAGGCCGCCGCGAAGATCAGGCAATCGAGGGGGACCAGGACCAGATTCACGAGGGCGTGGGCGGTGAGGGTCTTACGGAATTCTTCGCCCATGCTGGCGAAGAGCACATCGGCGAGTACGAGACTGAGGAAGCCGAGCAGGAATGTGATCATCGCGCGGCCGAGGAAATGCGACAGGGGCGCGAGGCGCTCGGGTATTTCGCGCCACACGAGGCGGCCGCCGTACATGATGCAGGCGGCGAAGGGCAGGGAGACGCATTGCCAGAAGATGCGGGGCAGGTCCATGGCGGCGACGGCGGCGGTGAGATCCTGATCGTAGAAACTCACCTGCATGCGGATAATGACGAAGTGAATAAGCGACACAATGAACCAGATGGAAAAGAATCGCTCGACGGCGTCGCGCGGTCCGCCGTATTTCCACATGGGGCGGTCGATTTCGGCGCCGATAACGGCAAAAGTGATCGCCTGCATGGCGGCGACGGCGGCGGCCAGCGCGATTTCCAGCGCCAGGGTGGAGAGGACATACCAGCCCGGCTTCGGGGTGATCTCCTCGGGTAGGCGCGCCTCGAGCAGGTCATAGCCGAAGCGGTAGATGGAAACGGCCACGACGACGCCCACGACGAAGGTCGCGACCGCGCGCCAGTTTCGGGCGAGACTTTTTTCCGCTTCAGCGATCAGGTTCATACGGTACTTCCACGATCTCTCTATCCGGCGAATTCGTCGCGCGGTCGTTGTTTTTGTTTGAGGAACACGTACCGCGTAATGATTTCGCGGGATTCCTCGGAGAGCGCGACAAAGCGCCCCCGGAGGAGGGATCGCCCGCCGGGCAGGTGTTGCGCGCCGACGGGGCGCACGAATACCACGAGGTGCTCCTCGTTCGGGGGCAAATCGAGGGACAGGCGCAGCAGCACCTGCGCCGGCACGGGCTGCTCGAACACGATCGCCACGCCGCCGCCGCTGAGGCTGGTCAGCTTCCCGCGCACGTGGGTAACCGCCTGGCGGTGTTCCAACCCGGTATAATCCTCGTCCACCGGCGCGCTGATCACCGCGGCGTGCACCGGCTGTTCGAATCGAATCCGGAAGTGGGCGCGCGCCTGGATCCGCTTCAGGTCCCGGATGTGCGCCACGGCCCAGGCCGGCCCCTCGACGACCGCGTGCAGGGGCGCGTCGAATACATAGCGCGCGTCCTCGTCGCGCCAGAAGCGGAACTTGAGCATCTCCCCCGGCGCATAGTCCGGCAGCGTCTCGCCGCGGGACGGGGCCAGGCGCAGGAAGGCCTCGTCGAGATCCGCCACGGCGCAGGACAGCCATTGCGGATCGTGTCCCGTGGCGCGCGCGGCCCAGATGACCTGGCCCTCGCGCAGCTCGCGGGTGGAGTGGATGCGCTGGCCAATCGGCACGTAGTCGAGCCCGAGCTGCATGCGAATATGGTGCAATTGCGCGCCGCGCGCCGCCAGCTCGCCGGGGGGCGCGGTGGCCCGTAGCGCGGCGATGTACTGGGCGATGCATTCGTCAAACGCTGTGCGCGCGGTAACCGCGCGGTAGGGGGCGCCGGGGGCATACTGCCGGACAATGGCCTGAAGCAGCGCCCAGTCCTCGCCGGGAAGCTCGCGATCCTCGGCAAGTTCCTGAACAGCGCGCCACTCCGCGTCGAGGCGCAGGCCCCGCTCCCGCCGCCGGCGGTGCAGCTCCAGCGCAACGGCCCCTGCGAAGAGACCGCAAAGCAGCAGCATCGCGATGGTAAGCGTGCGCTCGTCGGCCATTGGCCAGACATAGAAGGGCGGTGTTTCGGGCAACGGAGGGCATCCTTCACTGGCGTCATCGCGGGAGAACTGGCGTGATTGTGTCAAAGCGGAGCGCGGGAATACAAGGCCCAGTCGGGATCACTCGACGATGAAGCCCTCTTTTTCGAGCGCGCGCACGAGTTCGTCGCGGTCGATGCCGCCGTACGACACCGTGTGGCGCCCATCGAGATGCCGGAGGTATTTCTCGAACTTGCGCCGGTGAACGAGGTCGGCCATGACCAGCGGATCGTCGGATTCGATCACGTGGATAGTTTTCAGGCGGACCTGCTTCATGGCGCCGCGCCAATCCTCCAGCGTGGTCATCACGTTGGCCGGCAGGCTGCCGCCGCGGTTGTGCGCGAGGAGGAATTCGACGAAGGCCCCGGCGTCGTGCCCTTCCTGGACGGCCTGGGTGAAGGACTCCCGGCTCACATTGTATACGGTGGCCTGCCCGGTGCTGCCGCGCTCTGAAAACTGGTCGAGCGGCACGGTCAGCAGCGGATCCATGTCCTCCGCGGGGACAACAATATCGAAATTGGGCTGCACGACGAATTCGCCCTTGCGGCGGGGAAAGCGGGCCGCCAGGGATTCCGGAATCGCCGATCGGAGGAGCGCATCGCCCACATCCGAGAGGCGGAATACCCGCTCGCCATCCTTCGTTCCGCGATCGACGAACCCGAGCCAGAAGAAGGTCTCCTCCAGCGCGCGCGCCAGCCGGCTTCGCGCCTGCTCCGACGCGTTCGGATTCACGTACTTCCATTGGCCGTTCAACTGGCGCAGCACGAGCTGTTCTTCCTCTTCCTTCCATTGCATCACGGTGGAAACGAAGTCGTCCATGGCGTACCAGGCGCCCGGCTTGACCTCGTCGAGGAATTCACGCAGCAGTGCGCGCGCGGTGACATCGTCCCCTTTTTCGAGTAGCCAGTCGCACAGGCGCTGGTGGCGGCGCACGCGGTCGAGGCCGATAAGGGACTCCAGCTCGCCCGCGCGCAGGGTGTTGTCCACTCGAACGAGCCACCCGGCGCCTTCGGCGACCCAGAGGCAGGTATTGAGGGAGGGTTCAATGTCTTCGGGGCAGATGGCGGCCAGACGGCGCCGGTCCTCGCGAAACAGCTCCCCGTCGCTCCGCAGCCGGACGGGCCGCGCGGCCACGGCGGCCACGAGCCGGCAAATGGTGTCCGAGAATTGCAGTTCGCGCGATTCGATACTGTCGGGTTTGCCGCGCAGGGGCTTCAGGCGCGAGCGATCGGGCGAAGCGCTTCCGGCGGCGGTGCGAAAGGGCCGGAGCTCCTTGAGTAGACCAGCCACGCGCACGAGCCGGTCTTCGGTGTCGAAGCGGAACATCTCGAAAAGGGCGAAGCCTTCGAAGAGTTCGGTGAGCCCCTGTTCGATTTCGTATTCGGAGCCGCCGTGGCTCGCCTGGATCTGGGAGACCGGCAGTACCCCATCCTTCGACTGCCAGACGATGTCAAACAACTCGCGCGCCACTTCGGAGAAATCCCCGGCGCCGACGTAGGTCAGGAGCGCCTCCGGCGTGCCGTAGTACCGCTGGATGATCTCATCGACGGCCATCCGCTTCGTGCACGGTTCATCGAAGCCGATCTGCTCTTCGAGGCGGCGGAAATCATTGGGCGAGTAGCTTTTCACCCGTTCGACCAGCGAGGGGATGTCGCCCCGGCACTCAAGGCCCTCGGCGATCCGCTTGACCATCCCGTGCCCCTCCGCCACCACCTTCACTTTGGTCAGGTCGGAGAAAAACAGGCGGTCATGCACGTCGAGCAGGTATTCGACTTCTTCCGGGGGGATTTCGAGCTTTTTCGCCAGGAACCGGACGGTGAGCCCGGAGCGGGTGTTGCCCGCAAGCTCCGTGGCGATGCGGTAGGCCTGCATGCTCATGCCTTCCAGAGAAGCCATCAGGCTCGCGCCACGTCGCATACGTCTACGTTCTCCTTCCAGGACCGTTTGCCCCGCCCAGGCCACATAAAGGGTGTCATTATAGCCTATGCCGGCGAAGCTGACAAGGCATGGTCGTAGATTTTCCGGGGCAATCGCATTTAAACTTCCTGTCCGAGCCGACCGCTATACGAACCACCTGAAATGTAAAAAAGGGCGCGTGTTGGAGCGCGGGCATTTCGCCTGAGGCGAATCCCGGACCTTGCCGGCAGAGATGCCGGCGCTCCAACACGCTCACTTTCATTGATTCAAGGCTCCAAATCGACTCAAGTTTACGCCCAAAGACCGTAATCGGGTTTAAATGCGATTGCCCTGCGCAGATTCTCGGGGGGGCCACCGGGTCTCAAAAAAAAAGCGCGCACCCACACGCGCTCGCGGCCTTGCCGTAACGCGTGTGGGCGGCGCCGTGTTCCGTGCGCGGTCCGGGACCGGGGGCTCCCGTTAGACGAGTGCTTCCAGCTCGTCCACGAGGTAGGCGAATCGCGCCATGGCCGCGTCGACCGGCGCCGGGGTGGTCAGGTCGACGCCGGCGTCCTTGAGCAAGTCGAGCGGGAATTTCGACCCGCCGCTCTGCAGGAAGCTCAAATAGCGATCGCGCTCCTTCGCGCCGCCGCTGGCGACCGTTTCCGAAAGCGCGATGGCGGCGGAGAGGCCGGTGGCGTACTTGTAGACGTAGAAGGCGTTGTAGAAGTGCGGGATGCGGAGGCATTCAAGCTCGAGGGCTTCGTCGATGACGAAATCGGGGCCGAAGTAGGTCTCGAGCAGGCCGCGGTACTGCGCGCGCAGCACGTCCAATGTCAGCGGCTGGCCGGCTTCGGCGATCGCGTGGATGATGCGCTCGAACTCGGCGAACATGGTCTGGCGGATGATGGTGCCCCGTATCTCGTCGATTTCCTTGTTGATCAAGCGTGCTTTCTCCGTTTTGGTGCGGGCCTGGCGGAAGAGATGCTTGCCGAGCAACTGCTCATTGAAGGTCGACGCGACCTCCGCCACGAAAATCGTGTAATGGCTGTACTGGTAGGGCTGGTGCTTTGCGCTGTAGTGCGTGTGCATGGAGTGCCCGGCTTCGTGCGCCAGGGTGTACATGCTGTCGAGCACATCGTCCTTGTAGTTCATCATGATGTAGGGCGGCGTGCCGTAGGCGCCGTAGGAGAAGGCTCCGCTGCGCTTGCCCTGGTTCTCGTAGCGGTCCACCCAGCGCCCGTCCAGGAGGCCCTTGCGCATGATGTTCACGTAGCCGTCGCCGAGGGGCGCCAGGGCGTCGCAAATGGTGCTTACGGCCTCGTCATAAGGGATGTTCACCTTCGGCGTCCGGACGATGGGGGCGTAGGTGTCGTAGGTGTGCAGCGCCTTGAGCTTCAGGGCCCGCTTGCGCAGGGCGAGGTAGCGGTAGACGGTGTCCAGGTTTTTGTGTACGGTCTCGATGAGGTTGTCGTACACGGCCAGCGGGACATTGTCCGAGAACAGGGCGGATTCCACGACGGAGGGATGGTTGCGGACTTTCGACTGGTAGACATCCTGGAGCACGCTGGAACTCAGCGTGGCGGCGAGGGTATGGCCGTGGGCCGCGTATTCCTGGTAGAACCTGGTGAAGGCTTCCTTGCGCACGGCGCGCTTCGGCGATTCGAGCAGGCTCCGGAAGGAACTCTGCGAAAGCTCCACCTCGGCGCCGGTTTCGTCCACGACGGTTCCGAAGGTAAGGTCGGCGTCGTTCAGCTGCTCGAAGATGTTGGAGGCGGAACCAGCGACCTCGCCCTGCATGGCGAGGAGGCGCTCTTCCTTTTCGGAGAGGATGTGGGGCCGGTATCGGACGAGTTTCCGCAACTGGAAGCGGAACTCGGCCAGCTGCGGGGCCTTCATGAATTCGTTCATCTTCTGCTTCGGGATGGCCTGCATTTCGGGCGCGATGAAACTCGCGGCCTCGCCGGCCAGCGTCGCCACGTGCATATAGCGGGCGACCATGCCCTGGTAGGTGCTGTTGGCCACGTCCTCGGTGCTCTTGAGGTAGGCGTATACCCCCACCCGCTCGGCGAGCTTGCCAAACTCCGCCTCGAAGTCAAGGCAGGCCCGGATCTGCTTCGCCGATTTTCCCAGCTTGCCGCGGAATGTCGCGAAGGTGGGAATCATCTTTTCCAACTTCTTGTGGGCTTTTTCCCAGGCCGCGTCCGACTTAAAGATCTTGGTGAGATCCCAGGCATCCTCGGTCTTCACGGCGTCGCGCGCCGGTATGCTCTTCTTCTTGCTCATTGAGATTCCTCTGCCCGGGCCAAAGCGCCGCCCGGGGTGACTGGTGCAGGGGGTTGATTGCCGCGATTGCGCGGGGGACAGTATAGAGGGGCGGACTGGGGGATTTAAAACCGGAGTAATACTTTAGCCATCTGAAGTAAGGCGTTCGCCGATACGAGATTCCTTACCTACACTGGATGTATTCGTCATTCCCGCGAAGGCGGGAATCCAGACGGTTTGCGAGGTTAACGTTGCATGGTCTCTGGATCCCCACTTTCGTGGGGATGACGGTGTTCGATCACCGAGAGCCACCACCATTGGGTGCGACAAGGGTGACTACCTCAGACGGCTAAAGAATTACAAATCGGAGAAAAACGGCGCCGGCGGGGCCGGGGAGCGCTTTATTGGCTTTGCCTTCATGCGCTACAATGCGCTTCGCTGTTGCAATCCCCCCCTTCCAACCACAGGACGTTACTACACGCAATGGAACAGACCGACTACCGGGCGCTGATGGCCCGCTTTGACAAGATCCGCGTTTTGGCCGTGGGCGACATCTATCTGGACGAGAACGTTTCCGGGAAAGTCACCGAGGTGAGCCTGGAAGCGCCGATTCCGGTGTATGAAGTGCACCAGCGCAAGTACAATCCGGGCGCGGCGGGGAACGCGGCCTGCAACACCGCCTCGCTGGGCGGGCAGGTCATGATGCTGGGCGTGATTGGCGACGACGTGAATGCGGGCATCGTGAAGCGCGAGTTTGAGGCCCGAAACGTGGATACGTCGCACATCGTGGTGGATCCGGCGCGCGCAACCAGCACCTACGGCAAGCTGCGCGCGGGCGGCCACAATATCCCGACGCAGGAAGTGCTGCGCACGGACACGCCCAAGCCGACGCTGCTTACGGGCGACGTGGAAGCCCAGGTGGTGGCGAAGGTTTACGAGCTGGCGCCGCACGTGGACGCGATCCTGCTGGGCGATCAGGCGGTCTCGACGATCACGGACAAGGTCCTTGCGGCCATTGTGGAATGCGCACAGAAACACAACCTGGTCACCGTGGCGGATTCGCGCGCGCGCGCGGGATTCTTCCACGGCATCGATATTGTGGTGCCCAACGACGCGGAGGCGGGGCGCGCGGCGGGGATTGAGGTGGTGGACGAGGCGACGCTGATGCAGGCCGGCAAGTTCCTGCTGAATTCGGCGAAGAACGCCTTTGTCACGCGCGGGCCGCACGGCATCGAGATCTTCGCGCAGGACGGCACGGTGGAGAATGTGCCGATCCGGCCCGTGAAAGCCGTGGATGTGACCGGCGCGGGCGATACGGTTGCGGCGATGGTTGTGCTGGCGCGGACGGCGGGGGCCTCCCTGCGCGACGCCGCGTTTCTGGGTAACATCGCCGCCGGCGTGGCGGTGGAACAGGAGGGCGTGGTCACCGTCAGCCGCGCGGAGGTGGAAGAGGCGCTCTACGGGGCGGGTGGCCCGGCGAAGCTGAAAACCCCGGAGCAGCTCAAGCCCGTGCTCGAAAAACTCCGCCGGGAAGGAAAGAAGGTTGTCTGGACAAACGGGTGTTTCGACATCCTTCACGTGGGGCACATTACCTACCTTATCGCGGCGCGGCTGCAGGGCGACGTACTCGTCGTCGGTCTGAACACGGACAAGTCCGTACAGGAGAACAAGGGGCCGGGACGGCCGGTGGTGAACGAACGGGACCGCGCGACGGTCCTGGCGGCGCTGGAGTGCGTGGATTACGTCGTGCTCTTCGACGGCAAGACGCCGATGCCACTGCTGGAGGCGTTGAGGCCGGATGTATACGCGAAGGGCGGCGACTACACGCTTGAGACCATCGTCCAGGAGGAGCGCCGTCTGGTGGAGGGCTACGGCGGCGCGATCGCGATCATCCCCGGGGTCGACGGCCACAGCACCACGAGCATCATCGACCGGATCACGGAGGAGCAGCGGTAGGCGTGAATCAGGAGAACTTGAACCGCGAATGAACGCGAATAGACGCGAATTTTTTTGGAAAGCCGACGCAAGCCGAATTAGAATCGAGGCGACTGTATTGGTATAGTTTAAGATATATAAATTGATAATCTCTTCGACGAGATACATCAAGCCGGGCGGACTCGACGTGTAGCTGAAGTGCACGCAGGGGCAAATTGATGGATCGACAGCGAAACTATATCGCACAGGTAGAGGGCGAGCTTGTTTACAAGATACTTGGCGCCGCGTACTCGGTTATCAACGCGGTGGGACATGGATTTCGCGAGAAAACGTATGAGCGGGGTCTCTGTGTTGAGTTCCAACACCTGGGCATACCATTCTCGCAGCAACAAGTATATCCGGTCTATTATCGAGGCATAAAGATCGATGAGTTTATTCCCGATCTGGAAGTTGCCGGCAAAGTAATACTCGAGACTAAAGTCGTAGACTGCATCAACGACGATCACGTCGGTCAGACGTTGAATTACTTGAAGATAACCGGCATGGAAGTGGGACTTATCCTGAATTTCCGACATCCAAGACTACAACATCGCAAGATTGTGTACCAACCCGAACGCCCGAGGTAGTGGAAACGGCATGCGCACTCATGATTCCGTCGGATAGAAGTCTTAATTAGCGTTCAT
This window harbors:
- a CDS encoding helicase-associated domain-containing protein produces the protein MRRGASLMASLEGMSMQAYRIATELAGNTRSGLTVRFLAKKLEIPPEEVEYLLDVHDRLFFSDLTKVKVVAEGHGMVKRIAEGLECRGDIPSLVERVKSYSPNDFRRLEEQIGFDEPCTKRMAVDEIIQRYYGTPEALLTYVGAGDFSEVARELFDIVWQSKDGVLPVSQIQASHGGSEYEIEQGLTELFEGFALFEMFRFDTEDRLVRVAGLLKELRPFRTAAGSASPDRSRLKPLRGKPDSIESRELQFSDTICRLVAAVAARPVRLRSDGELFREDRRRLAAICPEDIEPSLNTCLWVAEGAGWLVRVDNTLRAGELESLIGLDRVRRHQRLCDWLLEKGDDVTARALLREFLDEVKPGAWYAMDDFVSTVMQWKEEEEQLVLRQLNGQWKYVNPNASEQARSRLARALEETFFWLGFVDRGTKDGERVFRLSDVGDALLRSAIPESLAARFPRRKGEFVVQPNFDIVVPAEDMDPLLTVPLDQFSERGSTGQATVYNVSRESFTQAVQEGHDAGAFVEFLLAHNRGGSLPANVMTTLEDWRGAMKQVRLKTIHVIESDDPLVMADLVHRRKFEKYLRHLDGRHTVSYGGIDRDELVRALEKEGFIVE
- the pepF gene encoding oligoendopeptidase F; this encodes MSKKKSIPARDAVKTEDAWDLTKIFKSDAAWEKAHKKLEKMIPTFATFRGKLGKSAKQIRACLDFEAEFGKLAERVGVYAYLKSTEDVANSTYQGMVARYMHVATLAGEAASFIAPEMQAIPKQKMNEFMKAPQLAEFRFQLRKLVRYRPHILSEKEERLLAMQGEVAGSASNIFEQLNDADLTFGTVVDETGAEVELSQSSFRSLLESPKRAVRKEAFTRFYQEYAAHGHTLAATLSSSVLQDVYQSKVRNHPSVVESALFSDNVPLAVYDNLIETVHKNLDTVYRYLALRKRALKLKALHTYDTYAPIVRTPKVNIPYDEAVSTICDALAPLGDGYVNIMRKGLLDGRWVDRYENQGKRSGAFSYGAYGTPPYIMMNYKDDVLDSMYTLAHEAGHSMHTHYSAKHQPYQYSHYTIFVAEVASTFNEQLLGKHLFRQARTKTEKARLINKEIDEIRGTIIRQTMFAEFERIIHAIAEAGQPLTLDVLRAQYRGLLETYFGPDFVIDEALELECLRIPHFYNAFYVYKYATGLSAAIALSETVASGGAKERDRYLSFLQSGGSKFPLDLLKDAGVDLTTPAPVDAAMARFAYLVDELEALV
- the rfaE2 gene encoding D-glycero-beta-D-manno-heptose 1-phosphate adenylyltransferase; the protein is MEQTDYRALMARFDKIRVLAVGDIYLDENVSGKVTEVSLEAPIPVYEVHQRKYNPGAAGNAACNTASLGGQVMMLGVIGDDVNAGIVKREFEARNVDTSHIVVDPARATSTYGKLRAGGHNIPTQEVLRTDTPKPTLLTGDVEAQVVAKVYELAPHVDAILLGDQAVSTITDKVLAAIVECAQKHNLVTVADSRARAGFFHGIDIVVPNDAEAGRAAGIEVVDEATLMQAGKFLLNSAKNAFVTRGPHGIEIFAQDGTVENVPIRPVKAVDVTGAGDTVAAMVVLARTAGASLRDAAFLGNIAAGVAVEQEGVVTVSRAEVEEALYGAGGPAKLKTPEQLKPVLEKLRREGKKVVWTNGCFDILHVGHITYLIAARLQGDVLVVGLNTDKSVQENKGPGRPVVNERDRATVLAALECVDYVVLFDGKTPMPLLEALRPDVYAKGGDYTLETIVQEERRLVEGYGGAIAIIPGVDGHSTTSIIDRITEEQR
- a CDS encoding GxxExxY protein yields the protein MDRQRNYIAQVEGELVYKILGAAYSVINAVGHGFREKTYERGLCVEFQHLGIPFSQQQVYPVYYRGIKIDEFIPDLEVAGKVILETKVVDCINDDHVGQTLNYLKITGMEVGLILNFRHPRLQHRKIVYQPERPR